A window of the Zeugodacus cucurbitae isolate PBARC_wt_2022May chromosome 4, idZeuCucr1.2, whole genome shotgun sequence genome harbors these coding sequences:
- the LOC105215632 gene encoding endocuticle structural glycoprotein SgAbd-2, which yields MFRYICFAVMLASAWAAPVDEQVMVTEPVMELRAPPVDTVGPVVDPEMDMRVPVVGIMDAGLQQSTDGAYNFHYRGEDGSFRQESAVVVNPGTEYQYLKISGSYSYFDANGKEVVVHYKADDRGFVPEGNNIMPQISTAAKINSQLPRVEEKPRPQDVLSHVPHVPHVPHVQQVPVVGSVWNGQIMQV from the exons ATGTTCCGATAC ATCTGTTTCGCAGTAATGCTGGCTAGTGCGTGGGCCGCACCCGTCGATGAGCAGGTTATGGTCACCGAGCCCGTAATGGAGTTGCGTGCACCGCCGGTGGACACTGTGGGACCGGTTGTTGATCCAGAGATGGATATGCGCGTACCCGTTGTCGGTATCATGGACGCGGGACTGCAGCAGTCCACTGATGGCGCTTACAACTTTCATTATCGCGGCGAAGATGGCTCCTTCCGCCAGGAGAGCGCTGTAGTCGTCAACCCAGGCACGGAATATCAGTATCTGAAGATCAGCGGCAGCTATTCGTACTTCGACGCCAACGGCAAGGAGGTGGTAGTGCATTACAAAGCCGACGATCGTGGTTTCGTGCCCGAGGGCAATAATATAATGCCGCAGATTTCGACAGCGGCGAAGATCAACAGCCAATTGCCGCGTGTGGAGGAGAAGCCGAGACCACAAGATGTGCTGTCGCATGTTCCACATGTTCCGCATGTTCCGCACGTTCAGCAAGTGCCGGTTGTTGGCTCCGTTTGGAATGGCCAAATTATGCAGGTGTAG
- the Abtb2_0 gene encoding ankyrin repeat and BTB/POZ domain-containing protein 2 isoform X1, producing MYCGKDCSCSLCRELRNYKPTKPTKRPAPRPPTSLFGRFNENFILRRRSTANSFKTFQPQSLKCSEMFQQRAAETTPNLYSEQPSPQLAAQQQPQEDIAVSATATRANKPAAPPKPNHKVVIYFGDSIANRGKHNVGETAKDVVQAAQLLDDTALDELAPKQRSADGLGPKSRGDGDDDLPSYIESVQNGVINIKIEGNYQRASALVETVAKPTFATVHVCTEAEQLGGGGVEDNASQQSCDSCDWSFVQEWRARPTGNMRGDMPVVFSPQPTNSQLHCPVGSPTTTGLPHQNQMSVMPTSPSTGTTMTANSAPLNTPNGLSSSTGRIQSPAVATPAPRISKEVAQRLNSGVSGAPHMMASPQTGHSVVPNTTINIRNISSPPQAPSKPPPHRALAAPARLTVQSTPVKSQPPMLSGNLSPQQPQPQQPTAQQKFNANDKRPLPLSLDLSNCSIGIPTSESTSANVTPSGGGYQLNTHAKSSATSTRTHHHEFRALQRVQECHSSSDENRSSGHASMSDTGGHGSSSPGGGVALGPLPEDRLAAAVTNRSTRSRTSTNHSRARHRATPATKAPWSGSGLEDIKLAIQQLTMRSQTSTSTYSSLSAGSESSEPARRLGRYSSLETVNTNVTNADEFVWVDSHNRLVELQHPPWSQHCIMRVIRNGRCKEQAERVSVDTIPRLGYLLQRALVRIAREVQRLSACLGLCSKQEVAAAYKIVLCPALADSCIKACLRAAAMFAVTGDSALKQSKSARAGLQLPVGRFHRWMADARLGKFIHEYAAVYLCAGMENLLEELLLQSFPADTSSQFTTAVLDQSIAHSGDLWGLLQPFAHLNAGRIASGALTMPRWASLSSLGSGTQKSGSSGGNSNVSLEPCLLTTCVGSITELKDLTLRAQQKFQHTALSNAALSTLFYFMRCSQLEHSDLSGAPSSSSGSAGGSSQNVQELCYERAYVVLPPLVEWLRVASAHAEYRHAVMIDKDDIMQAARLLLPGVDCPMRPIGHEEELPTKKTHFSHPGATTPIASSISEDTTELGKRATIMLAFKLMLTGRAELMAQAANLLPPTTRYDTLNHAGLTALMIAAIRNDEVAIQALLDAGCDPNVEVPPVGQQNFPGVHPDTQHWTAVTFAASRANYLALRLLLERGGKVEGGARLSEEKPTLTPLQVACGSGNVEVISLLLAHGANGFLSTQQKDTMCFAGGSAQRGSYCAISVTAAHGQRACLRKLLSHPMSPGSKDVLSLEEMLAEGEPVGNASRGSACAGNAGSERISAELPLTLNKTQIKSLQEAMYHSAENNHLDITIELRTLGVPWTLHCWMHALAAAHELRLDAVIDQLLQDFLQVCPDDYSAQFVSECLPLLFNIFRYSKNEGTTLLLADIFATCFGWEAIKTIKEAVMQSVNSSRIDPKFVNNPELSDVTFRVEGKIFYGHKIVLVTASPRFQSMLSSKLSDGNTPTVQINDIRYHIFQLVMHYLYSGGCATLEVSNADVLELMAAASFFQLEGLLRYTESRCSEMIDIDNVVAMYIHAKVYNANKLLEYCQGFLLQNMVALLTYDDSVKRLLFAKKIPNHDVLSGLLHTLQQRIKQRKPMGVGNFRQQLSSPPPGTAGAHLLSTSLSNGVGGSLGAAKK from the exons ATGTATTGCGGTAAAGACTGCAGCTGCAGCTTGTGTCGCGAACTGCGCAATTACAAGCCGACCAAGCCGACGAAACGGCCCGCGCCACGCCCGCCCACCTCGCTATTCGGGCGCTTCAACGAGAACTTCATACTGCGCCGACGCAGCACCGCCAACTCCTTTAAGACATTTCAGCCACAGTCGCTGAAATGCAGCGAAATGTTTCAGCAGCGCGCCGCCGAGACCACGCCGAACCTGTACTCTGAGCAGCCGTCACCGCAGCTCGCCGCGCAGCAGCAACCACAAGAAGACATCGCGGTGTCAGCAACGGCGACACGCGCCAACAAGCCGGCGGCGCCACCCAAGCCCAATCACAAGGTTGTCATCTACTTCGGCGATTCGATTGCGAATCGCGGCAAACACAATGTGGGCGAGACGGCCAAGGACGTGGTGCAGGCCGCGCAGCTCTTGGATGACACGGCACTCGACGAGTTGGCGCCCAAGCAACGCAGCGCAGATGGCTTAGGACCGAAGAGTAGAGGTGATGGTGATGATGACTTGCCCTCCTACATTGAGAGCGTGCAGAATGGTGTGATCAACATAAAGATCGAAGGCAACTATCAGCGCGCTAGCGCTTTGGTGGAAACGGTGGCCAAACCGACATTCGCCACGGTGCATGTGTGCACTGAGGCGGAGCAGTTGGGCGGCGGCGGCGTCGAGGACAACGCAAGTCAGCAGTCGTGCGACTCGTGCGATTGGAGCTTTGTGCAGGAGTGGCGCGCACG ACCAACTGGCAACATGCGCGGCGACATGCCCGTCGTATTCAGCCCACAACCAACGAACTCACAACTACACTGTCCCGTCGGCTCGCCAACCACAACGGGTTTGCCACATCAGAACCAAATGAGCGTCATGCCCACATCGCCATCTACTGGCACCACAATGACCGCCAACTCCGCGCCGCTCAACACACCAAATGGTTTGAGTTCCTCCACTGGCCGCATTCAAAGCCCCGCCGTGGCTACACCAGCGCCACGCATCTCCAAAGAGGTGGCGCAGCGTTTAAATAGTGGCGTTAGTGGCGCACCCCATATGATGGCCAGCCCTCAAACAGGACACAGTGTTGTGCCCAATACGACAATTAATATACGGAATATAAGCAGTCCGCCACAAGCGCCTAGTAAACCGCCACCACATCGCGCCTTAGCAGCACCAGCACGGCTTACTGTACAGAGTACGCCAGTGAAATCGCAGCCGCCCATGTTGAGCGGCAATCTGTCGCCACAGCAACCGCAGCCCCAACAGCCGACGGCACAACAAAAGTTCAACGCAAATGACAAGCGGCCCCTGCCATTGTCACTGGATTTGAGCAATTGCAGCATCGGCATACCAACTTCTGAGTCGACCTCTGCGAATGTAACTCCCAGCGGTGGCGGCTATCAGCTCAACACACACGCAAAGTCAAGCGCGACGAGCACGCGCACACATCATCATGAATTTCGTGCACTGCAGCGTGTACAGGAATGTCACAGCTCGTCGGATGAGAATCGCTCTTCGGGTCATGCGAGTATGTCGGATACTGGTGGTCATGGGAGTTCCTCACCTGGTGGTGGAGTGGCGCTGGGACCTTTGCCGGAAGATCGTCTCGCCGCTGCCGTGACCAACCGTAGTACACGGTCTCGTACAAGCACCAATCATTCGCGCGCCCGCCATCGTGCTACGCCAGCAACTAAGGCACCATGGAGTGGCAGTGGTTTGGAGGATATAAAATTGGCCATACAACAACTGACAATGCGTTCGCAAACGAGTACTAGCACTTACAGCAGTCTCAGCGCTGGTTCGGAGAGCTCAGAACCTGCGCGGCGCTTAGGACGCTACTCGTCGCTGGAAACAGTAAACACAAATGTGACGAACGCCGACGAGTTTGTCTGGGTGGACTCACACAATCGACTAGTGGAGTTGCAACATCCACCCTGGAGCCAACACTGCATAATGCGCGTTATCCGGAATGGTCGTTGCAAGGAGCAAGCAGAACGCGTCTCAGTAGACACCATACCACGCCTAGGATACCTGCTGCAGCGCGCATTGGTGCGTATTGCACGCGAAGTGCAGCGCCTTTCCGCCTGTTTGGGTCTGTGTTCAAAGCAAGAAGTCGCTGCCGCATACAAGATTGTGCTGTGTCCGGCTCTGGCGGACTCTTGCATTAAGGCATGTCTGCGCGCCGCAGCCATGTTCGCTGTAACGGGCGATAGCGCTCTGAAACAAAGCAAGTCAGcgcgtgctggtcttcaattacCGGTGGGACGTTTTCATCGTTGGATGGCCGACGCACGTCTGGGGAAATTTATACATGAGTACGCGGCAGTGTATCTATGTGCGGGCATGGAAAACCTTCTCGAAGAATTGCTGTTGCAAAGCTTTCCTGCAGATACATCTAGCCAATTCACAACAGCGGTGCTGGATCAGTCTATTGCACACTCCGGTGATCTGTGGGGTCTTCTTCAGCCTTTCGCTCATCTGAATGCTGGACGCATAGCATCAGGCGCACTTACCATGCCAAGGTGGGCAAGTTTGTCATCACTTGGTTCAGGTACCCAAAAAAGTGGTAGTTCAGGTGGTAATAGTAATGTGTCTCTGGAGCCTTGTCTGTTGACGACCTGCGTTGGCAGCATAACTGAATTGAAAGACTTGACTTTACGTGCTCAACAGAAGTTCCAGCATACAGCTCTTTCTAACGCTGCGCTCTCCACATTGTTTTACTTCATGCGTTGTTCGCAGTTGGAACATAGTGACTTGAGCGGGGCGCCTTCCAGCTCCAGTGGGAGCGCAGGGGGCAGCAGTCAGAATGTGCAAGAGCTTTGCTATGAACGTGCGTATGTGGTTCTGCCGCCTTTGGTGGAATGGTTGCGAGTTGCTTCGGCACATGCGGAGTACCGACACGCTGTCATGATAGACAAGGACGATATCATGCAAGCCGCGCGTCTACTTCTACCAGGTGTTGATTGTCCAATGCGACCAATTGGTCACGAAGAGGAACTACCTACGAAGAAGACACATTTCTCACACCCCGGTGCGACAACTCCCATAGCATCGAGCATCAGTGAAGATACCACGGAGTTGGGCAAGCGCGCCACCATAATGCTTGCTTTTAAGCTTATGCTCACTGGACGCGCCGAGTTAATGGCACAGGCGGCGAATCTCTTGCCGCCCACCACGCGTTATGACACACTTAATCATGCCGGCTTGACGGCACTTATGATTGCAGCGATACGCAATGACGAGGTGGCGATACAGGCGCTACTCGATGCCGGTTGCGATCCGAATGTGGAAGTGCCACCAGTTGGTCAACAGAATTTCCCGGGTGTTCATCCAGATACACAACACTGGACGGCAGTTACATTCGCTGCAAGCCGTGCCAATTACTTGGCTTTGCGTCTGCTGCTGGAAAGGGGTGGTAAGGTGGAAGGTGGCGCGCGTCTAAGTGAAGAGAAACCAACGCTGACCCCGCTGCAAGTGGCTTGCGGATCTGGTAATGTCGAGGTCATTTCGCTGCTGCTAGCACATGGCGCCAACGGATTTCTCTCCACACAACAGAAAGATACCATGTGTTTTGCGGGTGGCTCGGCTCAGCGGGGCTCATATTGCGCCATTTCTGTGACCGCGGCGCATGGCCAGCGCGCATGTCTACGCAAACTGCTCTCCCATCCAATGTCCCCAGGCAGCAAAGACGTGCTCTCGCTCGAGGAAATGCTAGCCGAAGGCGAACCTGTAGGCAATGCGAGCAGAGGTAGCGCTTGTGCGGGAAATGCGGGTAGCGAACGCATAAGCGCCGAGTTGCCGCTCACATTAAACAAGACACAAATCAAAAGTCTGCAAGAGGCAATGTACCACAGCGCCGAGAATAACCATTTGG ATATTACAATAGAGCTGCGCACCCTGGGCGTACCATGGACTCTACATTGCTGGATGCATGCATTAGCGGCGGCGCATGAGTTGCGCTTGGATGCCGTAATCGACCAACTGCTACAGGATTTCCTGCAAGTCTGCCCGGACGACTACAGCGCGCAGTTCGTGAGCGAGTGTCTGCCGCTGCTCTTCAACATATTCCGTTACAGCAAAAACGAGGGCACGACGCTGCTGTTGGCCGACATTTTCGCCACATGCTTTGGCTGGGAGGCCATCAAAACGATAAAGGAGGCGGTGATGCAATCGGTGAACAGCTCGCGCATCGACCCCAAATTCGTCAACAATCCAGAACTGAGTGACGTGACTTTCAG AGTGGAAGGCAAAATATTCTACGGACACAAAATAGTGCTCGTCACCGCCTCACCGCGTTTCCAGAGCATGCTCAGCTCCAAGCTGAGCGATGGAAACACGCCAACAGTGCAGATCAACGACATTCGCTACCACATCTTCCAGCTGGTCATGCACTACCTGTACAGCGGTGGCTGTGCCACATTGGAGGTTAGCAACGCTGACGTTTTGGAACTGATGGCGGCGGCGAGCTTCTTCCAGCTGGAAGGTTTGTTGCGCTACACCGAGTCACGCTGCTCAGAGATGATCGACATCGACAATGTGGTGGCCATGTACATCCATGCGAAG GTCTACAATGCCAACAAGTTGCTCGAGTACTGCCAAGGTTTCTTGCTGCAGAATATGGTCGCTCTGTTGACCTATGACGACTCCGTCAAGCGTTTGCTCTTCGCCAAAAAGATACCCAACCACGATGTGCTCTCCGGCCTGCTGCACACGCTGCAACAACGCATCAAGCAGCGCAAACCCATGGGCGTGGGCAACTTCCGCCAGCAGCTCAGCTCACCGCCACCAGGCACCGCAGGCGCTCATCTCTTAAGCACGAGCCTGAGCAATGGCGTCGGTGGCAGTCTGGGTGCTGCcaagaaataa